The Heyndrickxia vini genome contains a region encoding:
- a CDS encoding YneB family resolvase-like protein — translation MKAVIYCRVSTKKHTQETSLERQEAELVEMAKRCGFDLVKVIHDQESGYHLDRPGILEILDLVKERNIDALLIQDETRLGRGNAKIALLHCLFKEGIKVYSISHQGELELSESDSMVLNIVSMVEEYQRKLHNLKIKRGMKRAVEKGYRPELNLKEHGNVQGRDRKDMPIDEIVRLRKNNLTFAEIAATLRGFGYNVSKATVHRRYQEYIKQE, via the coding sequence ATGAAAGCAGTAATCTATTGTCGTGTAAGTACAAAAAAACATACGCAAGAAACATCACTTGAAAGACAAGAGGCAGAACTAGTGGAGATGGCTAAAAGGTGTGGGTTCGATCTTGTTAAAGTGATTCATGATCAAGAAAGTGGATATCATTTAGATCGTCCGGGGATTTTAGAAATCCTTGATCTTGTTAAAGAAAGAAACATTGATGCATTATTAATTCAAGATGAGACGAGATTAGGCAGAGGTAATGCAAAAATTGCTCTTTTGCACTGTCTTTTTAAGGAAGGTATTAAAGTATATAGTATTTCCCATCAGGGGGAATTAGAATTATCAGAATCTGATTCTATGGTTTTAAATATTGTTAGTATGGTAGAAGAATATCAACGAAAATTACATAATTTAAAAATAAAAAGAGGAATGAAACGTGCAGTAGAAAAAGGTTATCGGCCAGAATTGAATTTAAAAGAACATGGAAATGTTCAAGGACGTGATCGCAAGGATATGCCTATAGACGAAATAGTCCGTTTACGTAAGAATAACCTAACATTCGCTGAAATAGCAGCAACACTAAGAGGATTTGGATATAATGTTTCAAAAGCAACTGTGCATAGAAGATATCAAGAATATATAAAGCAAGAATAA
- a CDS encoding MerR family transcriptional regulator — protein sequence MSGNQIRRSMPILPIGTVMQLTDLTARQIRYYEEHSLIHPARSDGNRRLYSLNDVDQLLEIKDLLDQGINMAGIKKILILKTEPAPIETTTTKPEVSNEEVRKILREELLQAGRFQRPGMQNERPRFFH from the coding sequence ATGAGTGGTAATCAAATTCGTCGTTCCATGCCAATTTTACCGATTGGTACAGTGATGCAATTAACCGATTTAACGGCCCGTCAAATTCGATACTATGAAGAACATAGTTTAATCCATCCGGCTAGATCAGATGGGAACCGCCGGCTATATTCTTTAAATGATGTCGACCAATTGTTAGAAATTAAAGATCTGTTAGATCAAGGCATAAATATGGCGGGAATTAAGAAAATATTAATTCTGAAAACTGAACCAGCTCCAATTGAAACAACTACAACAAAACCGGAAGTATCTAACGAAGAAGTGAGAAAAATATTAAGGGAAGAACTTTTACAAGCAGGGAGATTTCAACGCCCTGGGATGCAAAATGAAAGACCGAGATTTTTTCATTAA
- the glnA gene encoding type I glutamate--ammonia ligase: MSRYNRSDIEKIAEEQNVKFIRLQFTDILGTIKNVEIPISQLGKALDNKMMFDGSSIEGFVRIEESDMYLFPDLDTWVVFPWTAEKGKVARLICDIYNADGTPFAGDPRNNLKRVLKEMEELGFTDFNLGPEPEFFLFKLDEKGEPSLELNDNGGYFDLAPTDLGENCRRDIVLELEEMGFEVEASHHEVAPGQHEIDFKYAHALKACDDIQTFKLVVKTIARKHGLHATFMPKPLFGVSGSGMHCNLSLFKNGENAFFDPSGKIELSETAYQFIAGVIKHATNFTAVTNPTVNSYKRLVPGYEAPCYVAWSARNRSPLVRIPASRGLSTRIEVRSVDPAANPYLAMAVLLKSGLDGIKNKLKVPAPVDRNIYVMNKQEREEAGIVDLPGTLKQALENLTSDEVMTSALGEHILEHFLEAKEIEWDMFRTTVHPWEREQYMQMY; encoded by the coding sequence ATGTCAAGGTATAATCGTAGTGACATTGAAAAAATTGCAGAAGAGCAAAATGTGAAATTTATTCGTCTTCAGTTTACTGATATATTAGGAACGATTAAAAATGTTGAGATACCGATTAGCCAGCTTGGTAAAGCGCTAGACAATAAAATGATGTTTGATGGTTCTTCAATTGAAGGTTTTGTGCGAATCGAAGAATCTGATATGTATTTATTCCCTGATTTAGATACATGGGTTGTGTTTCCTTGGACAGCAGAAAAAGGGAAAGTGGCTCGCCTAATTTGTGATATTTATAATGCAGATGGTACACCATTTGCAGGAGATCCGCGAAATAATTTGAAACGTGTATTGAAAGAAATGGAAGAATTAGGTTTCACCGATTTTAATCTCGGACCTGAACCAGAATTTTTCTTATTTAAATTAGATGAAAAAGGGGAGCCATCATTAGAGTTGAATGATAATGGGGGATACTTTGACCTTGCTCCAACCGATCTAGGTGAAAACTGTCGTCGAGATATCGTTCTAGAACTTGAGGAAATGGGATTTGAAGTAGAAGCTTCACATCATGAAGTAGCGCCTGGACAACATGAAATTGACTTTAAATATGCTCATGCATTAAAAGCGTGTGATGATATACAAACATTTAAACTCGTTGTTAAAACCATTGCCCGAAAGCACGGACTGCACGCAACATTTATGCCAAAACCATTGTTTGGTGTAAGTGGATCCGGTATGCACTGTAACTTATCATTGTTCAAAAATGGCGAAAATGCTTTCTTTGACCCAAGTGGTAAAATTGAATTAAGTGAAACGGCATATCAATTTATTGCTGGTGTAATTAAACATGCAACGAATTTTACCGCAGTTACCAATCCAACTGTAAATTCTTATAAACGTTTAGTTCCTGGTTATGAAGCACCATGTTATGTTGCATGGTCCGCAAGAAACCGTAGTCCATTAGTGCGAATTCCAGCTTCACGTGGATTAAGCACACGAATTGAAGTTCGCAGTGTCGATCCAGCTGCTAATCCATATTTAGCAATGGCTGTATTATTAAAATCCGGCTTAGATGGAATAAAAAATAAACTAAAAGTTCCAGCACCGGTTGATCGAAATATTTACGTTATGAATAAACAAGAACGCGAGGAAGCCGGAATTGTTGATCTCCCTGGAACATTAAAACAAGCGTTGGAAAATTTAACTTCAGATGAAGTAATGACAAGTGCACTTGGTGAACACATTCTTGAACATTTCCTAGAAGCAAAAGAGATTGAATGGGATATGTTCCGCACAACAGTCCATCCGTGGGAACGCGAGCAATATATGCAAATGTATTAA
- the tkt gene encoding transketolase produces MFDNTDQLAVTTIRTLSIDAIEKANSGHPGLPMGAAPMAYTLWTRIMNHNPKNPEWFNRDRFVLSAGHGSMLLYSLLHLAGYGLSMDDIKQFRQWGSKTPGHPEFGHTKGVEATTGPLGQGIAMAVGMAMAERHLAGVYNKDSFDIVNHYTYALCGDGDLMEGISSEAASLAAHLKLGRLVVLYDSNDISLDGDLDKSFSESVEGRFKSYGWQYLRVEDGNDFEAISKALEEAKSDVTRPTMIEVKTVIGYGSPNKSGKSAVHGSPLGADELKLTKDYYKWTFEEDFHVPSEVYDRFNEKIVEPGIEKEQQWEQLFADYKKQYPELAAQLERAIKGELPDNWDKEIPVYEEGKSLASRASSGEVLNAIAKNVPTFIGGSADLAGSNNTMIKGEKDFTPENYDGRNIWFGVREFAMGAAMNGMALHGGLQVYGGTFFVFSDYLRPAIRLAALMNLPVTYVFTHDSIAVGEDGPTHEPIEQLPSLRTMPNLSVIRPADGNETAAAWKLALTSKDKPTALVLTRQGLPTIKSTAENAQEGVAKGAYIVSPSENNQADVILLASGSEVNLAVDAQKALLNEGIHASVVSMPSWDRFEEQSKEYKESVIPKAVKKRLAIEMAAPFGWERYVGDEGDILAINGFGASAPGGKVMEEYGFTVENVVSRVKALLK; encoded by the coding sequence TTGTTTGATAATACAGACCAATTAGCAGTAACCACAATCAGAACTCTTTCTATTGATGCAATTGAAAAAGCCAATTCAGGTCATCCTGGATTACCTATGGGTGCTGCACCGATGGCATACACACTTTGGACTAGAATTATGAACCATAACCCAAAAAATCCAGAATGGTTTAATAGGGATCGCTTCGTTTTATCAGCTGGCCATGGTTCGATGTTATTATATAGCTTACTCCATTTGGCTGGATATGGTTTAAGCATGGATGATATTAAACAATTCCGCCAATGGGGAAGTAAAACTCCAGGACATCCGGAATTTGGTCATACTAAAGGTGTTGAAGCAACTACCGGACCATTAGGACAAGGGATTGCAATGGCTGTTGGTATGGCAATGGCTGAACGTCATTTAGCAGGTGTGTACAATAAAGATAGTTTCGATATAGTTAATCATTATACATATGCTCTTTGTGGTGATGGTGACCTTATGGAGGGGATATCCAGTGAAGCTGCTTCACTAGCTGCACATTTAAAACTGGGTCGTTTAGTTGTTCTTTATGACTCAAATGATATTTCACTTGATGGAGATTTAGATAAATCATTTTCGGAAAGTGTAGAAGGTCGATTTAAATCATATGGATGGCAATATCTTCGTGTAGAAGATGGAAATGATTTTGAGGCCATTTCAAAAGCACTTGAAGAAGCAAAATCCGATGTTACTCGCCCAACTATGATTGAAGTTAAGACGGTAATTGGATATGGATCACCTAATAAATCCGGAAAATCTGCTGTTCACGGTTCCCCGCTTGGTGCAGATGAATTAAAGCTAACGAAAGATTATTATAAATGGACATTTGAAGAAGATTTCCACGTTCCATCTGAAGTATATGATCGTTTCAATGAAAAAATTGTTGAACCAGGAATTGAAAAAGAACAACAATGGGAACAACTTTTTGCTGACTATAAAAAACAATACCCAGAGTTGGCTGCACAATTAGAGCGTGCCATCAAAGGCGAACTTCCTGATAACTGGGATAAAGAAATCCCTGTTTATGAAGAAGGAAAGAGCTTAGCAAGCAGAGCTTCAAGTGGTGAAGTATTAAATGCTATTGCAAAAAATGTTCCAACTTTTATTGGCGGTTCTGCAGATTTAGCGGGATCAAACAATACAATGATTAAAGGTGAAAAAGACTTTACACCAGAAAATTATGATGGACGGAATATTTGGTTTGGTGTTCGTGAATTTGCAATGGGTGCAGCGATGAATGGAATGGCATTGCATGGCGGATTACAAGTTTATGGAGGGACGTTCTTCGTATTCTCCGATTATTTGCGACCAGCAATCCGTTTAGCAGCGTTAATGAACCTACCAGTCACCTATGTATTTACACATGATAGTATTGCGGTAGGTGAAGATGGTCCTACACACGAACCAATTGAGCAATTACCATCCTTAAGAACAATGCCTAATCTTTCTGTTATTCGCCCGGCTGATGGTAATGAAACAGCTGCGGCTTGGAAACTCGCTTTGACTTCTAAGGATAAGCCGACTGCACTTGTTTTAACACGTCAAGGTTTACCTACGATTAAATCAACTGCAGAAAATGCTCAAGAAGGTGTCGCAAAAGGTGCATATATAGTATCTCCGTCTGAAAATAATCAAGCAGACGTAATTTTATTAGCTTCCGGTTCAGAAGTGAATCTTGCTGTTGATGCGCAAAAGGCATTATTAAATGAAGGAATCCATGCATCTGTAGTTAGTATGCCGTCGTGGGATCGTTTCGAAGAACAGTCGAAGGAATATAAAGAGTCAGTTATACCTAAAGCGGTGAAAAAACGCCTTGCAATTGAAATGGCCGCTCCTTTTGGCTGGGAACGCTACGTTGGTGACGAAGGCGATATTTTAGCTATTAACGGATTCGGTGCTTCTGCTCCTGGTGGAAAAGTAATGGAAGAATACGGATTTACTGTAGAAAACGTAGTTTCGCGTGTTAAAGCATTACTTAAATAA
- a CDS encoding ABC transporter transmembrane domain-containing protein has protein sequence MRVFVDLMWFFKQEKKAYISGVLILAVVAGLQLIPPKIVGNIVDLIKDNELTKGILVKWIIILIVTALTMYVLRYYWRIMIFGSSLKLARILRNRLFSHFTRMSSSFYQQKRVGDLMAHATNDLQAIQGTAGSGVLTFVDSLLTGGFVVIAMATTISWKLTLIALLPMPFMALLTNYYGSLLHKKFHSAQEAFSALNDKTQESINGIKVIKTFGQEKEDIESFREQASNVVNKNVAVARIDALFDPTISIVIGLSFFLSIIFGAKYVISNELTIGQLISFTTYLGLLIWPMLAFGSLFNIMERGRASYGRVSKLLSEPIEILDRPNAITAIPTGAIEYKIKEFSYPNETKVVLDDIHFQLKQGETLGIVGKTGAGKTTLIKLLLREFDGINGTIMFGEYRIDEYQIDKLREAVGYVPQDHFLFSSTVKENIAFSDPLIDQTFIEKAAEIAHIHDDIQQFTDGYETIVGEKGVSLSGGQKQRISIARALLKDPEVLILDDSLSAVDAKTEEAILKSLKKERSGKTTIITAHRLSAIKHANLIIVLEDGRIIERGSHDSLMESDGWYKAMYVRQQLEELVEHGGKANNGK, from the coding sequence ATGAGGGTTTTCGTTGATTTAATGTGGTTTTTTAAGCAGGAAAAGAAAGCATACATATCGGGTGTACTGATTTTAGCAGTTGTGGCGGGATTGCAGCTTATTCCCCCGAAAATTGTGGGAAATATCGTTGATTTAATAAAAGATAATGAATTGACTAAGGGTATTCTTGTTAAATGGATTATTATTTTGATTGTAACTGCATTAACTATGTATGTTTTGAGATATTATTGGAGGATTATGATATTTGGCTCATCTCTGAAATTAGCAAGAATCTTACGAAATCGTTTATTTAGTCATTTTACGAGAATGTCATCTTCATTTTATCAACAAAAACGTGTCGGTGATTTAATGGCACATGCAACAAATGATTTGCAGGCAATCCAAGGGACAGCAGGTTCTGGGGTGTTAACGTTTGTTGATTCACTTTTAACGGGTGGATTTGTAGTTATTGCGATGGCAACAACGATTAGTTGGAAATTAACGCTTATTGCATTGTTACCAATGCCGTTTATGGCGCTTTTAACGAATTATTATGGATCATTGCTCCATAAAAAATTTCATAGTGCACAAGAAGCTTTTTCTGCTTTAAATGATAAAACACAGGAAAGTATAAATGGAATAAAAGTAATTAAAACATTTGGCCAAGAAAAGGAGGATATTGAGTCATTCCGTGAACAAGCTTCCAACGTAGTTAATAAAAATGTAGCTGTTGCGAGAATTGATGCTCTTTTTGATCCGACTATCTCTATCGTCATTGGCTTATCATTCTTTTTATCTATTATATTTGGGGCAAAATATGTCATTTCAAATGAATTGACGATTGGACAATTAATCTCTTTTACTACATATCTAGGTTTACTTATTTGGCCAATGCTTGCATTTGGCAGTCTCTTTAACATTATGGAACGGGGGCGAGCTTCATATGGGCGTGTAAGTAAATTATTGTCTGAACCTATAGAAATTCTTGATCGCCCCAATGCTATTACCGCTATTCCAACGGGTGCAATTGAATATAAGATAAAGGAATTTAGTTATCCAAATGAAACGAAGGTAGTGTTAGATGACATCCATTTTCAGTTGAAACAAGGGGAAACACTCGGGATAGTAGGGAAAACAGGTGCTGGAAAAACAACCTTGATCAAACTTCTCCTTAGAGAATTTGATGGAATAAATGGAACTATTATGTTTGGAGAGTATAGGATTGATGAATACCAGATTGACAAGTTAAGAGAAGCAGTTGGTTACGTTCCACAAGATCATTTTTTATTTTCTTCAACCGTAAAAGAAAATATAGCTTTTAGTGATCCATTAATAGATCAGACTTTTATTGAGAAGGCGGCAGAAATTGCACATATCCATGATGACATCCAACAGTTTACCGATGGGTATGAAACGATAGTAGGAGAAAAAGGTGTTTCCTTATCGGGGGGCCAAAAACAAAGAATTTCAATTGCGAGAGCATTGCTAAAAGATCCAGAAGTGTTAATTCTTGATGATTCATTGTCTGCAGTTGATGCAAAAACGGAAGAGGCAATTTTGAAATCGCTTAAAAAAGAACGATCGGGGAAAACCACGATTATTACAGCTCATAGACTCAGTGCGATTAAACACGCAAATTTAATTATAGTATTAGAAGATGGGCGAATTATTGAACGGGGATCTCATGATTCATTAATGGAAAGTGATGGTTGGTATAAAGCAATGTATGTCAGACAGCAGCTTGAAGAGCTTGTAGAACATGGGGGAAAAGCGAATAATGGAAAGTAA
- the sirA gene encoding sporulation inhibitor of replication protein SirA, with protein MRAYQIYLIEEEVAEYYYGRERMFFDLFLEYYEVDGVLKQIIRKQIEYITKPIPILHIHHLLGQAFSKKKDFVHQNNFYRYIENDLFNGVELFVDDYMLRLNAWGNYDSESAFLEVLRKYDGRLLALDLENERFGWLKPIKERKFV; from the coding sequence ATGCGTGCCTATCAAATCTATTTAATAGAGGAAGAGGTTGCAGAGTATTATTACGGACGGGAAAGAATGTTTTTTGACTTGTTTTTGGAATACTACGAAGTAGACGGTGTTCTCAAACAAATAATAAGAAAGCAAATTGAGTATATAACGAAACCAATACCGATATTACATATTCATCATTTACTTGGACAAGCTTTTTCAAAGAAAAAAGATTTTGTTCACCAAAATAATTTCTATCGATATATCGAAAACGATTTGTTCAATGGAGTAGAATTATTTGTCGATGATTATATGCTTAGACTGAATGCCTGGGGAAACTATGACTCAGAATCGGCTTTTTTAGAAGTTTTGCGAAAATATGATGGAAGATTACTTGCGTTGGACCTTGAAAATGAGAGATTTGGCTGGTTGAAACCTATAAAAGAAAGAAAATTCGTTTGA
- a CDS encoding DUF896 domain-containing protein has translation MLSKDKISRINALSKKAKEKGLTEEEAKEQSRLRREYLESFRSSMKNTIETVRVIDPEGNDVTPQKVRSIQEKKRLH, from the coding sequence ATGCTTTCTAAAGATAAAATATCAAGAATCAATGCACTATCGAAAAAAGCTAAAGAAAAAGGACTAACTGAAGAGGAAGCGAAAGAACAATCCCGTCTTCGACGTGAGTATTTAGAAAGTTTTCGTTCTTCTATGAAAAACACAATTGAAACTGTTCGTGTCATTGATCCGGAAGGAAATGACGTAACACCACAAAAAGTTCGCAGTATTCAAGAGAAGAAAAGACTCCATTGA
- a CDS encoding YneF family protein, which translates to MAWYVYIIILVALLAGVALGFFIARKYMMNYLKKNPPINEQMLKMMMTQMGMKPSQKKINQMMNAMNKQQMK; encoded by the coding sequence ATGGCTTGGTATGTATACATTATCATACTTGTAGCTCTACTAGCTGGGGTTGCACTAGGATTTTTCATAGCGCGTAAATATATGATGAACTACTTAAAGAAAAATCCGCCAATCAATGAACAAATGCTTAAAATGATGATGACTCAAATGGGTATGAAACCATCACAAAAGAAAATCAATCAAATGATGAATGCGATGAATAAACAGCAAATGAAGTAA
- a CDS encoding aminotransferase class I/II-fold pyridoxal phosphate-dependent enzyme has translation MLQYLVNGEKLKPIIEEVEQQIKPIHEKINQRIEENQFRVLQSFQANRVSDSHFNPSTGYGYDDIGRDTLEKIYAEVFGGEAGLVRPQIISGTHAISIALFGVLRPGDELLYITGKPYDTLEEIVGIRGSGVGSLKEFQIDYNTVLLSSEGAIDYEGIRQSIKKNTKMIGIQRSKGYANRPSFTIEEIEKMIKFVKEIKPDVVVFVDNCYGEFVENIEPCHVGADLMAGSLIKNPGGGIVKTGGYIVGKKQWVDACSYRMTSPGIGAEAGASLYSLQEMYQGFFLAPHVVGQALKGAVFTSAILEKFHLNTHPKWDANRTDLIQSVQFEDSNKMIEFCQAIQFASPINSYVTPYPSYMPGYEDDVIMAAGTFIQGASIELSADGPLRPPYTAYVQGGLTYSHVKIAVCSALDRLLTKNLI, from the coding sequence ATGTTACAGTATTTAGTTAACGGTGAGAAATTAAAACCAATTATAGAAGAAGTAGAGCAACAAATTAAACCGATTCACGAAAAAATAAATCAAAGAATAGAAGAAAATCAGTTTAGGGTGTTACAAAGTTTTCAAGCTAACCGTGTAAGTGATTCCCATTTTAATCCATCAACAGGTTATGGCTATGACGATATTGGGAGGGATACGCTTGAAAAAATTTATGCGGAAGTATTTGGTGGAGAAGCAGGGCTAGTTCGTCCGCAAATTATTTCGGGAACACATGCAATTTCCATCGCTCTATTTGGCGTATTAAGACCAGGAGATGAATTATTATATATAACTGGTAAGCCTTACGATACGTTAGAAGAAATAGTCGGGATCCGAGGAAGCGGAGTTGGTTCATTAAAAGAATTTCAAATTGATTACAATACTGTTCTTTTATCAAGCGAAGGTGCAATTGATTATGAAGGTATCAGACAATCCATTAAAAAGAATACAAAAATGATTGGCATCCAACGTTCAAAAGGATATGCAAACCGCCCTTCTTTTACAATTGAAGAAATTGAAAAAATGATTAAGTTTGTTAAAGAAATTAAACCGGATGTGGTTGTTTTCGTTGATAATTGTTACGGGGAATTTGTCGAAAACATTGAGCCGTGTCATGTTGGAGCAGATTTAATGGCTGGTTCATTAATTAAAAATCCAGGCGGAGGAATTGTGAAAACTGGTGGATATATCGTTGGTAAGAAGCAATGGGTGGATGCTTGCTCATATCGTATGACATCACCTGGAATCGGTGCTGAGGCGGGTGCTTCACTTTACTCATTACAAGAAATGTATCAAGGATTTTTCCTAGCGCCTCATGTTGTTGGCCAAGCATTAAAGGGAGCTGTTTTCACTTCAGCAATTTTAGAAAAGTTTCATTTAAATACACATCCAAAATGGGATGCAAACCGAACAGACCTCATCCAATCTGTTCAATTCGAAGATTCAAATAAAATGATTGAGTTCTGCCAAGCAATCCAATTTGCTTCACCAATAAATTCGTATGTCACTCCGTATCCAAGCTATATGCCTGGGTATGAAGATGATGTAATTATGGCTGCAGGAACATTTATTCAAGGTGCAAGTATTGAACTATCAGCGGATGGACCATTGAGACCGCCATACACTGCGTATGTCCAAGGAGGATTAACATACTCTCATGTAAAAATCGCCGTCTGCTCAGCATTAGACCGTTTATTAACAAAGAATTTAATATAA
- a CDS encoding peptidoglycan recognition protein family protein has product MKINQKFIPVSNTFTRPGIKMDPEYITIHETDNTSRGADDVAHANLQYKGNTRQASWHFQVDEDSIYQSLPTNEVGWHAGDGYGLGNMKSIAIEICVNSDGDFKKAVDNTVWLTNHLMNEHSIPVSNVVQHNHWSGKNCPRYLRSGEKGITWEDFLDKVKAGASPSKPETNPNPTIPDPSNDSSFKGKRVESIYGGSDGVNFYSKATFDTNYKVGILRKGDGFPEVVQKVKVGNEYMYKVKNSKGAVYYITASPKYVKLEGASKNETHPGSASKPKPKKVYLPRTDSSWRVYPLDKAPVKGNEVGFLNPKKFGGLSYDILGEPQKDVYTIKTDDFGKVNIYAAPSTGAVIK; this is encoded by the coding sequence ATGAAGATTAATCAAAAATTTATCCCTGTTTCAAATACATTTACCCGACCTGGAATAAAGATGGATCCAGAATATATCACAATTCACGAAACCGACAACACGAGTAGAGGTGCAGATGATGTAGCCCATGCCAATTTACAATATAAAGGTAATACAAGACAAGCTTCTTGGCATTTTCAGGTAGATGAAGATTCAATTTATCAATCATTACCTACAAATGAAGTAGGATGGCATGCAGGGGATGGTTATGGACTAGGGAACATGAAATCAATTGCGATAGAAATCTGTGTTAACAGTGATGGTGACTTTAAAAAGGCAGTAGATAATACTGTTTGGTTAACGAATCATTTAATGAATGAACACAGTATTCCCGTATCTAACGTAGTTCAACATAACCATTGGAGTGGAAAGAACTGTCCACGCTATTTAAGAAGTGGAGAAAAGGGGATTACTTGGGAAGACTTTTTAGACAAGGTGAAGGCAGGTGCTTCTCCTTCTAAACCTGAAACAAATCCAAATCCTACAATACCTGATCCATCAAATGACAGTTCATTTAAAGGAAAAAGAGTTGAAAGTATTTATGGCGGTTCGGATGGAGTAAACTTCTATTCGAAAGCAACATTTGATACCAATTATAAAGTTGGTATATTGCGTAAAGGAGATGGATTTCCGGAAGTTGTCCAGAAAGTAAAAGTGGGCAATGAGTATATGTACAAAGTTAAGAACAGTAAAGGTGCAGTATACTATATAACTGCTTCGCCGAAATATGTGAAGTTAGAAGGTGCATCTAAGAATGAAACCCACCCGGGATCAGCCTCCAAACCTAAACCTAAGAAAGTGTATCTTCCTAGAACTGATTCAAGTTGGAGAGTTTACCCTCTCGATAAAGCACCAGTAAAAGGAAATGAAGTGGGTTTTTTAAATCCTAAGAAATTTGGAGGTCTTTCATACGATATTTTGGGAGAACCGCAAAAGGATGTCTATACGATTAAGACGGATGATTTTGGTAAAGTAAACATTTATGCGGCACCATCAACTGGCGCAGTAATAAAATAG
- the yneA gene encoding cell division suppressor protein YneA — MTILWKKYSYVIILIVLSMVIGLYAMNSFIDDKNYQEVIVTKGQSLWEIAHIYSKEHSMNPNEFIEWVTKKNHLTSSNIKAGEKIIIPIKTKKQLDDSNQYALDLE; from the coding sequence ATGACTATTCTATGGAAAAAATATTCTTATGTTATTATATTAATTGTTTTATCAATGGTTATAGGATTATATGCGATGAACTCTTTTATAGATGACAAAAACTATCAGGAAGTTATCGTAACTAAAGGGCAATCATTGTGGGAAATTGCTCATATTTATTCAAAGGAACATTCAATGAATCCAAATGAGTTCATCGAGTGGGTAACAAAGAAAAATCATTTAACTAGTAGTAATATAAAAGCTGGAGAAAAAATTATAATCCCTATTAAAACGAAAAAACAGTTGGATGATAGTAATCAATATGCATTAGATTTGGAGTAA
- the lexA gene encoding transcriptional repressor LexA — protein MTKLSKRQQDILDFIKQEVKSKGYPPSVREIGEAVGLASSSTVHGHLSRLETKGLIRRDPTKPRAIEILDFESENIPKQNVVNVPLLGKVTAGMPITAIENIEEFFPLPEQLAPTDENIFMLEIVGESMIEAGILDGDYVIVRQQQTANNGDIVVAMTEDDEATVKRFFKEKDFFRLQPENSTMAPIILNNVSILGKVIGLYRHIIH, from the coding sequence ATGACAAAACTTTCAAAAAGACAACAGGATATACTGGATTTTATTAAGCAAGAAGTTAAATCAAAGGGATATCCACCATCTGTTCGTGAAATTGGTGAAGCCGTCGGACTAGCCTCCAGTTCTACTGTCCACGGTCACCTATCAAGATTAGAAACAAAAGGATTAATCCGAAGGGATCCTACTAAACCGAGGGCAATCGAGATCCTCGATTTTGAATCGGAAAACATCCCTAAACAAAATGTCGTGAATGTTCCTTTATTAGGTAAAGTGACTGCAGGTATGCCTATTACTGCTATTGAAAATATCGAAGAGTTTTTCCCATTACCAGAACAATTAGCACCCACTGATGAGAATATCTTTATGTTGGAAATTGTCGGTGAAAGTATGATCGAAGCTGGTATTTTAGATGGTGACTATGTAATTGTCCGTCAACAACAAACCGCTAATAACGGGGATATCGTCGTTGCAATGACTGAAGATGATGAAGCAACAGTGAAGCGTTTCTTTAAGGAGAAAGACTTTTTTCGGCTTCAACCAGAAAATTCAACAATGGCTCCAATCATTTTAAATAATGTCTCTATTTTAGGCAAAGTTATTGGTCTATACCGTCATATCATTCATTAA